One part of the Bacillus sp. FJAT-27916 genome encodes these proteins:
- a CDS encoding glycosyltransferase yields MKTIAVYIKEKIKNHQRFIYNQIVHIKRYRMIVLGPFDQTEDTQYPFENFYNINRISDLKTFFQEMNVIAIHAHHGSHANEILPVAVEHNIPLIVSIRGRDGSAEPEIIEQSMKRYESLKEHGALFIPVCEYLADGLKQMGFPEEKIHVLYGGIELDLFPFIGHSLPNKGEIRILSVGRLVEKKGHETLIYAFNLIHFLYPNARLHIIGEGKDEQKLRALIDRLMLNNVVILRGALTSPKIAEELKKAHIFCLASHKASSGDVEGIPNAIKEAMAIGIPIVTTEHGGIPEMMKHKKTGYLTPEKDVLELARGFLYYLDNPELWEGITCRARSVIEEKFNFNKQLKEQERLYSLLDPSKKKGKSKK; encoded by the coding sequence ATGAAGACAATTGCTGTATATATAAAGGAGAAGATTAAGAACCATCAACGATTTATTTACAACCAGATTGTTCATATCAAACGCTACAGAATGATTGTACTTGGTCCCTTTGATCAAACGGAGGATACACAATACCCGTTCGAGAATTTTTATAATATCAATAGAATCTCGGATTTAAAGACATTCTTTCAAGAAATGAATGTGATTGCCATTCATGCGCATCACGGCTCCCATGCCAATGAAATTCTCCCTGTCGCCGTGGAGCATAATATTCCGTTGATTGTCAGCATTAGGGGGAGAGATGGTTCGGCTGAGCCCGAAATCATTGAGCAAAGCATGAAAAGATATGAGTCCTTGAAGGAGCATGGAGCATTGTTCATTCCCGTTTGTGAATACTTGGCAGATGGGTTGAAACAAATGGGATTTCCAGAGGAGAAAATCCATGTTCTCTATGGAGGAATTGAGCTTGACCTTTTCCCCTTTATCGGTCATTCCCTGCCGAATAAAGGGGAAATTCGCATCCTTTCTGTCGGAAGGCTGGTTGAGAAAAAAGGGCACGAAACCTTAATCTATGCTTTCAATCTTATTCATTTCCTTTATCCAAATGCACGGCTCCACATCATTGGGGAAGGGAAAGATGAACAAAAGTTACGGGCGTTGATTGACCGTCTCATGCTGAATAATGTGGTCATATTGAGAGGAGCTTTGACCTCACCAAAGATTGCCGAGGAACTAAAGAAAGCCCATATTTTCTGTCTTGCCAGCCATAAGGCTTCAAGTGGTGATGTTGAGGGGATTCCTAACGCTATCAAGGAGGCAATGGCAATCGGCATCCCAATTGTCACGACAGAGCATGGCGGAATTCCGGAAATGATGAAGCATAAGAAAACCGGTTATTTGACACCGGAGAAGGATGTACTAGAACTTGCGAGAGGATTTCTTTATTACCTCGATAATCCAGAATTATGGGAAGGGATTACATGCAGGGCTCGCTCAGTTATTGAGGAGAAATTTAACTTCAACAAACAACTAAAAGAACAGGAGCGGTTGTATTCACTGCTTGATCCGAGTAAAAAAAAGGGGAAATCGAAGAAATAA